AAAGACACATGCTCTCCTCATGATCGAGGGCaaaatgatcatttttttttctcaatatacAATCCTCCTCTTTTAGGTCGACTGATCGTTTCTTCCCTTATTGCTGTTGGTGAAGCCCCAAGCCAAAGCTCTCCTCTCTCGTTCTTCCTTCCCTTTGAAGCCCTAAAATCCCAATCCCACAAAGCTACTATCAAAAACCCCACATAATTTCTGCTTACCcattgttttttcttatttgtggGGTGGAAATTTGCAAAATTGCAAAATAATTTCTCTAACCTTAAAATCCCAAAATATCTCACTCTTCTGAAACATAAAACGAAACTCTAACCCTCATTTTGGCCGAATTTtattctctcaaaattttcccaaattttctgaaagataaaaacaaaaccctaaccctcttTCCGACATGCTTATACCCATTAAAGAAATGCAAGTCAAATAATTACTGTTGAACTCCACGTCTTCTCTTCGATGTCAACCTCACATTAGCTTCCTTGGGGAGGAGGGCTTTGGTTTGGGGCTTCACCAAGCAATAGGGGAAGAAATGATCGATGGGGGAGAAGAGACAGGGGAGAGTTACAAATTAAGGTTAAAATGGAATGACCCTTTTGCCCTcacttattaagaaaataaccaTTTTACCCTTGGTCACATGGAGAGCAtgtctttctatatatatatatatatatataaaataacgtcatctctaaaaaaaaaataataatgttgtATACAATTATAAAGGATGAAGGGTACATTGCTTGATTTTGAACTTGATGGGATAATGTGCAAAACACGTTACAGGTTGAAGGAGTAAAGTGTAATAAGCCCTTTAACTTATACtttgttaatatatatttgaCGCTTTGATGCTAGTGAAGTCACATGGGATTGGGCCAAGGCACAACAATCACAACTCACAACATGTGTCCCTAAAGGAAAACAATAAGCATCATTTTCCCACATGGGTCTCGATAACCCCATGGTACCATGGCAAGTATATTCTCAAACACATTTCAAAAGGTGGATTTGTGATAGGAAGAGCAGTCTTAAAGTTTAAAGCATAATCTTTTTAGTTCTCATTTGAATAAATTAtcaacaattcatttattttgatgGCTTAAACGACTCTTTCAAAGATGGAGACATTACATTGTAATAATAAACATTGTTATAAAGCAATATAAAGAGAGACAGTTGAGTTTGAGATATTTTGGAAGCTAATTTATCATAACACGGCATGGGCATAAGAGACGCAGAGGACAGCTTCTCGATACTTTCTAACTGAACCGTTGTTTATGATTACGTGGATTTAGAGAGaatgtttgaaatattttaaaattatgaaaattatgcAAGACGATTGTTGTACTTTGTACGTGTCGAGCGGAGAAGGCGCGTTCTTGTCAGCAACGTGGCTGTCGACGTCCTCAATTGAATTTCCCACCCGTTCCGTAAGCCACGCACTCCTTCCTTCCTCCCATGCCTAACAAACCAACCATTGCAACAAAAgccattttttctcttttggagCTCATTTTCTAACCCAGATTCCTCAGGTACCATTTCCATTCATTTTCGTATATacccttttctttatttatggatgatcatgctatttatttttattcctcttctttctttggttcgttgattgattgattaaatTCTTGTGATTTGTGAATGTCTTGTCGATGTGGGCTTGTGGGGGATCTGGAATTTCATTTTAGGGGTATTTGTGATTGTAATTCActggaaattgaaaaaaaaaaaaaaaagacatgggTTGTTTCTGTAAAATTCATTAGATTTGCAGGTAGTTGTGTTTGTAAGCCGAATTATTGGACACCCATTGTTATTCTCTTATGGAGATAATGAAGTTAGGTATATGACCGATTAAGAAAATCTGTTATGCTGTCTTGTTTTCCCCATTATTGTGAAATCCAAGTCGTCATTGTGAAAATAGGCATTTGGGGATAGAAGCATTGGAGTACAATTCTTCAACAATTGGGATTTTGTAGAATGGAGCGGGTTCTGGGAATGCTACTTACTGAAATTTGGAGAAGCATTTGGGAATGCCTTTGAATGGTGAAGTAAATAAGGCTTGAAAAGCCAGAGAATGTTACTATACAGATAAATAAAGGTTAGGGACCATGACAGGTGAGACTTCTGGTTTTTCAGGCCAACACTTCTGTAATAACCCAGATAATGCTGTGTCAAGTGGTCAGTTGGCCGCAGACAGAAATGCACATGATATCTGTGCACAGACAGGTGAGGAATTTTCTGCTGAGTTCCTTCGTGATCGTGTTGCTCCAAGAAGGGCGTCTGCCATGATTGATACAGATCAGAGACAGCCAAAGGGATGGTGTAAAGGTTTTAATGAGAATCATCAGATGGTTTATGAGCCCCTCAATGGCATTCTTGGGCTAAGGAGAGGGGATTCTGAATGCAGCTCTGACATCTTGGATTTTGTTCCTGGAAAAGGATATGCAGCAGAAGTGGAGAATAGGGTTTATCTTGATAAAGCAAGCAGAATCCACAGGGAATATAGTGCCCCCAGACTAGGATCAGGTCAGCTTTTTGAGGATTTCAATTGCGATCAAGCTGTCCCAGGACATGCTACTCCATCCTTTAATATACCAGAGTCCCCTCAACCACATCATTGTCAAGGGTCAGGAGTTTCAGATGCTTCTTTCTCTGACAAGATGAAATTCCTTTGCAGCTTTGGGGGGAGGATATTACCAAGGCCAAATGATGGGAAGCTTAGATATGTGGGTGGAGAGACAAAGATTATATCCATCAGGAAAAACCTCTCTTGGGTTGAACTTGTGAAGAAAACTTCTGCTATTTGCAACCAACTTCATACAATCAAGTATCAGCTCCCAGGTGAGGATCTTGATGCACTCATATCTGTTTCTTCAGATGAAGATCTTCATCATATGATCGAGGAGTATCATGAGCTGGAAAGAATTGAGGGTTCTCAAAGACTAAGGATATTTCTTGTACCGGTGGGTGAACCTGAGAGCCCTAGTTCTTTCGAAACAAGGGCCACACAACAGAATGAAGCTGATTATCAGTATGTTGTTGCTGTGAATGGCATGCTTGACCCAAGTCCACGGAAGAACTCTAGTGGGCAGAGTGTATCAAGCCAGACGGGAAATACCTGTGATTATAGAGACCCTCCTTTTTTTCATCCTTTGGAGATGAAGGATGGAGCTAGTTCCTCAAATTTGGTGGGGATGTTCACAAATCCTGCTGCTCAGTTTTTGACTTCACTCCAGATACCAACCAAGTCATTTCAGCAATCTCCTCCTGTATCTCCATTGCCAGTTCAGAATAGAGATCCTCAGAATTCTGCAATGCATTTCTTCGAGGATCATGCATACCATGATGGTCATGAAAGCGCCAGTCAATTTGTCACAGATCAATGGCCATGTGACAACGCCTATTGTGTTGATTCTCCCAGCTATTATCATAATAATCCGTATGGGCCTGTGCCATTGATGAATTACCATCATCATAACAAACATTTTCTAGAAACTGACCAAATAAACAAACTTCCTAGTTTGCATGTCCAGAACCGTCCCAGTagagattttgttttttctcctgTACTTGGTCAAAGTGAAGTGGATTTTGAGAGGCCTGTGCTTAAGGAGAGAGCATTCCACTCTCATCCCAAAGATCCACTGGGTCTTCTGTCAGGATCAACTAATGATTTGGTAGGTTCTCATCACCGGATGTTGCATGTGCTTTCTGATTCACAGTTGCGGGGACATGAAGGGAGGCCTGATTACCATTTGGAGGAAGGAATTATTCCATTGTCCCCATGGACTTTTGAAGTTCAAAAATCACCTTCGTTGGCTTTGTCTAATTCTCCGCAAGAATGGTCTTTTCAACCGCAAGAAATAAGCAATGAGAAATACCAAGAAGCTTATCAGAATCAGCCCACTCTCATAGTGGATGACCACAAGGGAAATAATGGACTGGGTCAAGATACATGGAACTGGGAGGATGAGATAGATACTCAGGTAGGTCAGGAAAGGAAACATGATAAAGTAATCACTGACCTTACATCACAAGATAATTCCACACTACCTAATACAAAGTTGCAAAATGTTTGTTACAACCCAAATTCAGTACCCAGTATTCATATTTCCCCACTTGAGTTTCAAGACCATGGAGACACAACTATGAATTCTGCTTCAACACTCATGATTCCAGAAAATTCTGCTGATATTGTGAGAGAGCAGCCTCATGATTACTCATTGGGTGCAAGTACACCCAAGTTTCTCGTCAAAAGCCAAAATGCTACCAAGGACATGCAGCATGCTATGACTGAGGTAATAAGTAGTGAATCAGTTCCCAATGAATCTTCTCGACCTCTATCTGTTGCAATTCAAGGAACAGGTGACCAAGAAGCAGCAGTCCCAAGCTCTGCAAGTTTAACTCCATCTGCAGGAAATAAATCTGATCCAAGCTTAAACTTGCAGAAGAATTACCCACTCAGTACAGAGTCTTCATTTGAAAATCCTGACAAGAAAGCTGTTATGAGTGGAGTATCTACTCTTAAAGATGAAGACCCTCTGAATTTCCCTTGTCATGAGGTTGATGGCCCAGAGGGACACTTTTATGAGAGATTAAATCCTGGAGATGCTATCTTTGTCCAATCACAGCCCTCAGATAATCATCATAACGGCAACACACCAGGTGCTGCAGTTATTGTTGAAGATGTAACTGATATTTTGCCTCCTGGCATTCCCTCATCTTCCCCACTTATCCCACAAGTAGAAGATGAAGCGAGTGATGTAATTACATCATCTGGAGAAGCAGAGGCAGAGAGTGATATTCAAGAATCTGAAGGGGAGGTAATTATTTCTCCTATTTAGACTCTGGTATCATCGAtggtttcttttccatttaattttCATCACAACCCTGTCTCTTATAGGAGGGCAGAGATCTGGGTGAATCTATTAGCGATGCTGCTATGGCTGAAATGGAGGCAAGCATCTATGGTTTGCAGGTGAGATGCTTCCATCTCATTTTGTCCATGCATAATTGAATATTAGCTTCCTCATTTAATATCTAAATGATACTGGATATTTTTTCGTTGTCATGCTTGGAGGGCTAGGTGCATATGTTCACATGTTCTCATGCTCATAGAGTTAGGCAAAAGATCATGTGGCAAGGATTAAAATAGCATAATAAATGCACATGAAACATTATGATTGCAACCTTAGTTACTGTTGTATGCAATGGCTTTTCCTTGAATTTTTTTGTAgtcttcctttcctttcctttctatATTTCTCCTTCTGATTCTGTtatatgatttttcatttttagggGCACCTCTCCTATGTATTCTTTGAATAAAATTGAGTTATCAGGAAAATAGTCTAAGCATGTGGGCAATGAAGAATACTGGataaaatatagttaaaaaCTTCAATCCATGCCACATGATCTTTTTgctatttattcttttatatagttttaaaacatataGGAGATACAGAATCTCACTTTTGTGTAGTTTGAGTATACGGGCAATGACGAATGTCAAGGGAAAACATGATTGAAGTCTCTTTCGAACCCGTCTTAATTCAAGCATTGACTGAAAGATGAAGGAACCAAGCTAAAATCTAGAGGACAATCATTTTGGTTTAGGCTGCTTAGTTCCTTTCACTATATATAGTCTTCAGTGGTTTTGATTATAACCAATTATAGAAGTTCCTTAGTAGCATTTTTATTCATAATGATTTCCTCAGATATTTTTGATCttcttttgaagaaaaaagggaaatctAGATTCAATTTTTAACTGGGTGCTTTATATGCTGATGTGCAGATAATAAAGAATGCTGATCTTGAAGAGCTGAAAGAGTTGGGATCTGGTACATTTGGAACTGTTTATCATGGAAAGTGGAGGGGAACAGATGTTGCAATTAAGAGAATTAAAAAGAGCTGCTTTGCAGGGAGATCATCTGAGCAAGAGCGGTTGGTGGGTTGCTGAAACAACTATAGCTAGCACTAACAAAAAATTCCCTTTGCCAGTTCTATTCATGATAGTTGTAAAATCATTCAATACGTATAGGGGACTCACTGAACTTGCTTGTAAAATGTATCTGTCGgaaatattggaaaatattttcaatggaTTGAAGCATATATAGTGGTCACTATTTTTCATGATATCTCTCTCCAACACTTAAAAAGTAggttttagaatattttttttttctgaattaaatgatattaaaatttcaCCTGTTTATACAGACTAAAGACTTCTGGAGAGAGGCTCGGATCCTATCAAATCTTCACCATCCAAATGTGGTAGCATTTTATGGGGTGGTTCCTGATGGGCCTGGAGGAACATTGGCAACTGTAACTGAATATATGGTAAATGGATCATTGAGGCATGTCCTACTAAGGAAGGATAGGTGAGttggtaattttctttattggCCTTCACTTCTACAGAGGAGCAGATttatggaattttggaattcttCTTGCAGATCTCTTGATCGCCGGAAAAGGCTTATAATTGCAATGGATGCAGCTTTTGGCATGGAATACTTGCATTTGAAAAACATTGTTCACTTTGATTTGAAATGCGACAATTTGCTCGTCAATATGAGGGACACTCAACGGCCAATATGCAAGGTAATTAGTAACAGTAATATGTGTGCCTGTGTGTCTGTGTGTGTGTCTTTGTATTATTTACTATTAAAGAAAGAATTTGTCTTCTAAATCTGTTTTAATGGTAGTTTTAGATGTACTTCAATGCTTTTAATAAACTTTGAGGTGCTTTTTGAAAATCAGTGTCTCTAAAATGGTATGATCATCATTTTACTAGTTAGAGATGCATTTCATAAAGCGGCTACCTTTTCAGGTTGGAGATTTTGGATTATCGAGAATTAAACGCAATACACTTGTATCGGGTGGTGTTCGAGGAACCCTTCCATGGATGGCACCAGAATTATTGAATGGTAGCAGTAACCGGGTTTCGGAGAAGGTTAAGATAATGCCTAATTATTTTTTGCACGAGAGTTTTAAGCAACAAAGTGATATGGAATCAATGTCAAAtacacattttcttttcttggtgccTTATATATATCACAAGGCAGAATGCAGAATCCCTTGACATGTCTCTACATCTGACTGCTCAGACTATTCTAAATCTAAGTTTTAAAGAAGGTAGCATGGCATCATATCGGTTTATTTCTCTTTCAGGTTGACGTTTTCTCATTTGGCGTTGCAATGTGGGAGATCCTAACTGGAGAAGAGCCCTATGCAAACATGCACTGTGGTGCTATCATAGGTAAGCATTTTCTGTTGTTTAGTATAACCAAAATTATTTGCATTTATTCTCATCTAAAATTCATTCTTTAGAAGCTCCTCAAGAACCTTTGTGAACCTTTTAAATCTACGCACAAATATTCCTTATTAAAGTTTCTCAAGCTGTTGAATCATGCCTGCCATGTAGTAATATTTTGACAACAACTTCAAGGAGGAACAGTTGCTACAGTATAATGATTTTGTAGTGACTTATTTTGGAGATTATTTACTCTCAGAAAAATAAAGCACTTAAGTTggaacaaa
This region of Vitis vinifera cultivar Pinot Noir 40024 chromosome 5, ASM3070453v1 genomic DNA includes:
- the LOC100264925 gene encoding uncharacterized protein LOC100264925 isoform X1 — protein: MTGETSGFSGQHFCNNPDNAVSSGQLAADRNAHDICAQTGEEFSAEFLRDRVAPRRASAMIDTDQRQPKGWCKGFNENHQMVYEPLNGILGLRRGDSECSSDILDFVPGKGYAAEVENRVYLDKASRIHREYSAPRLGSGQLFEDFNCDQAVPGHATPSFNIPESPQPHHCQGSGVSDASFSDKMKFLCSFGGRILPRPNDGKLRYVGGETKIISIRKNLSWVELVKKTSAICNQLHTIKYQLPGEDLDALISVSSDEDLHHMIEEYHELERIEGSQRLRIFLVPVGEPESPSSFETRATQQNEADYQYVVAVNGMLDPSPRKNSSGQSVSSQTGNTCDYRDPPFFHPLEMKDGASSSNLVGMFTNPAAQFLTSLQIPTKSFQQSPPVSPLPVQNRDPQNSAMHFFEDHAYHDGHESASQFVTDQWPCDNAYCVDSPSYYHNNPYGPVPLMNYHHHNKHFLETDQINKLPSLHVQNRPSRDFVFSPVLGQSEVDFERPVLKERAFHSHPKDPLGLLSGSTNDLVGSHHRMLHVLSDSQLRGHEGRPDYHLEEGIIPLSPWTFEVQKSPSLALSNSPQEWSFQPQEISNEKYQEAYQNQPTLIVDDHKGNNGLGQDTWNWEDEIDTQVGQERKHDKVITDLTSQDNSTLPNTKLQNVCYNPNSVPSIHISPLEFQDHGDTTMNSASTLMIPENSADIVREQPHDYSLGASTPKFLVKSQNATKDMQHAMTEVISSESVPNESSRPLSVAIQGTGDQEAAVPSSASLTPSAGNKSDPSLNLQKNYPLSTESSFENPDKKAVMSGVSTLKDEDPLNFPCHEVDGPEGHFYERLNPGDAIFVQSQPSDNHHNGNTPGAAVIVEDVTDILPPGIPSSSPLIPQVEDEASDVITSSGEAEAESDIQESEGEEGRDLGESISDAAMAEMEASIYGLQIIKNADLEELKELGSGTFGTVYHGKWRGTDVAIKRIKKSCFAGRSSEQERLTKDFWREARILSNLHHPNVVAFYGVVPDGPGGTLATVTEYMVNGSLRHVLLRKDRSLDRRKRLIIAMDAAFGMEYLHLKNIVHFDLKCDNLLVNMRDTQRPICKVGDFGLSRIKRNTLVSGGVRGTLPWMAPELLNGSSNRVSEKVDVFSFGVAMWEILTGEEPYANMHCGAIIGGIVSNTLRPPIPERCDPDWRKLMEECWSPDPAARPSFTEITNRLRVMSMAIQTKRHNQANR
- the LOC100264925 gene encoding uncharacterized protein LOC100264925 isoform X2, yielding MTGETSGFSGQHFCNNPDNAVSSGQLAADRNAHDICAQTGEEFSAEFLRDRVAPRRASAMIDTDQRQPKGWCKGFNENHQMVYEPLNGILGLRRGDSECSSDILDFVPGKGYAAEVENRVYLDKASRIHREYSAPRLGSGQLFEDFNCDQAVPGHATPSFNIPESPQPHHCQGSGVSDASFSDKMKFLCSFGGRILPRPNDGKLRYVGGETKIISIRKNLSWVELVKKTSAICNQLHTIKYQLPGEDLDALISVSSDEDLHHMIEEYHELERIEGSQRLRIFLVPVGEPESPSSFETRATQQNEADYQYVVAVNGMLDPSPRKNSSGQSVSSQTGNTCDYRDPPFFHPLEMKDGASSSNLVGMFTNPAAQFLTSLQIPTKSFQQSPPVSPLPVQNRDPQNSAMHFFEDHAYHDGHESASQFVTDQWPCDNAYCVDSPSYYHNNPYGPVPLMNYHHHNKHFLETDQINKLPSLHVQNRPSRDFVFSPVLGQSEVDFERPVLKERAFHSHPKDPLGLLSGSTNDLVGSHHRMLHVLSDSQLRGHEGRPDYHLEEGIIPLSPWTFEVQKSPSLALSNSPQEWSFQPQEISNEKYQEAYQNQPTLIVDDHKGNNGLGQDTWNWEDEIDTQVGQERKHDKVITDLTSQDNSTLPNTKLQNVCYNPNSVPSIHISPLEFQDHGDTTMNSASTLMIPENSADIVREQPHDYSLGASTPKFLVKSQNATKDMQHAMTEVISSESVPNESSRPLSVAIQGTGDQEAAVPSSASLTPSAGNKSDPSLNLQKNYPLSTESSFENPDKKAVMSGVSTLKDEDPLNFPCHEVDGPEGHFYERLNPGDAIFVQSQPSDNHHNGNTPGAAVIVEDVTDILPPGIPSSSPLIPQVEDEASDVITSSGEAEAESDIQESEGEEGRDLGESISDAAMAEMEASIYGLQIIKNADLEELKELGSGTFGTVYHGKWRGTDVAIKRIKKSCFAGRSSEQERLTKDFWREARILSNLHHPNVVAFYGVVPDGPGGTLATVTEYMVNGSLRHVLLRKDRSLDRRKRLIIAMDAAFGMEYLHLKNIVHFDLKCDNLLVNMRDTQRPICKCL